From one Nocardioides yefusunii genomic stretch:
- a CDS encoding PaaI family thioesterase: MSSSPTPGTDGHAPGVPTELYSSFTNSVRELADATLRSNADAETLARAEALVREVTATLTADQIPGTHGESCPQGGLVGSWGNTVVGLRNPVAIPLVFAYETDRVWAEFTPGALFEGPPGHMHGGVIAMFLDQVLGELAVHLNRPGLTANLSVDYLKPTKLNTVLRIEAWVERTEGFKTWTTGTVSTADGTVCAKGTGLFILPRFLREKSLAEITEAQQHDATTS; the protein is encoded by the coding sequence ATGTCCTCCTCCCCCACTCCCGGCACGGACGGACACGCCCCCGGCGTCCCGACCGAGCTCTACTCGTCGTTCACGAACAGCGTCCGCGAACTCGCCGACGCCACCCTGCGCTCCAACGCGGACGCCGAGACCTTGGCCCGCGCCGAGGCCCTCGTGCGCGAGGTCACCGCGACGCTCACCGCCGACCAGATCCCCGGCACCCACGGCGAGTCCTGCCCTCAGGGCGGCCTCGTCGGCTCGTGGGGCAACACCGTCGTCGGCCTGCGCAACCCCGTCGCCATCCCCCTGGTCTTCGCCTACGAGACCGACCGGGTGTGGGCCGAGTTCACTCCCGGCGCGCTCTTCGAGGGCCCGCCCGGACACATGCACGGCGGCGTCATCGCGATGTTCCTCGACCAGGTCCTCGGCGAGCTCGCCGTCCACCTGAACCGCCCCGGTCTCACGGCCAACCTGAGCGTCGACTACCTCAAGCCGACCAAGCTCAACACTGTGCTGCGGATCGAGGCGTGGGTCGAGCGCACCGAGGGCTTCAAGACCTGGACCACCGGCACCGTCTCCACCGCTGACGGCACCGTCTGCGCGAAGGGCACCGGCCTGTTCATCCTGCCCCGCTTCCTGCGCGAGAAGTCCCTGGCCGAGATCACCGAGGCCCAGCAGCACGACGCCACCACCTCCTGA
- a CDS encoding FAD/NAD(P)-binding protein: MQHGLNQVKRPKVVVVGAGASGTLTAIHLLRTAGRRSTGVDIVLVDPVDRWGRGTAFGTPENEHLLNVPAAGMSALPEDPRHFVAWLNRESATAVDPNSFQPRRNFALYLDDTLADAKDAAPLASLHHVRATTTALRRTAHGMSVVTDDGREIVADAVVVGTGLPSVGHDWAPSSLTDSAFFIPDPWRPGALDVVRRDKVGPADVLVVGAGLTMVDVVWSLTGKGARPGRHLIAVSRSGRLPRAHLATPKLAAIPDVSEWGSSLDGIRAAALAHITGVKEATGDWRPAVDGLRFRVATLWERLSEEDRLRFAREHAGEWNVVRHKMAPSSAELVSELTRTGVLRTEAASVKDAEPLPTGGLRVTLSDGSTHDVGWVVNCTGPQSDIRLLGNPLLDDLLRDRAGAPLATVATGGMGVRTHEGRVLDGHGYADAPLWTLGALRRGELWESTAVPEIRTQALQVATQVLDAVAPLPRRLEDGRMVGGHHPIARPRDPLGLPLSTTAEAAAAYNAGLERLMLLQDGAEEKIREATELDPTFALAHAALAMLGHEAGAHTDVAASLTAAQEAVRKRGDDREASLVDVISRRVQDVRHGGAQALMSHIANYPRDVLAVSSAVPTIAFSGVVDVQREAWDLVEGLAPAYGDHWWYISLLAFTRQDQGRYEEAGLLAESALGVDPSSGHAVHALAHVMYETGQHEEGRTWLDHWVAQSGRSASHRAHFAWHAALHELSLGDTEAVRARYYSQLAPPAVTGVRALIDSTSLLWRWKIAVADWDTSTSGLTLPPTFAGEAPVPPVGNVLEAIDESMLMRPETPFVALHAAFALATAGDAPRLAQLREHCYRTPAQTGRSITDLCDGLLAYLARDWSRAADLLTDVHPLLPRAGGSAAQREMVEETILSALVNAGRAQEAEQLLHGRLHRRPSPLDARRVVGFEQLSAR; the protein is encoded by the coding sequence GTGCAGCACGGTCTCAACCAGGTCAAGCGACCCAAGGTCGTCGTCGTGGGAGCCGGTGCGTCCGGGACGCTCACCGCGATCCACCTGCTGCGCACCGCGGGCCGACGTTCCACCGGCGTCGACATCGTCCTCGTCGACCCCGTCGACCGCTGGGGTCGTGGCACCGCGTTCGGCACCCCGGAGAACGAGCACCTCCTCAACGTCCCCGCGGCCGGTATGAGTGCCCTGCCCGAGGATCCGCGCCACTTCGTCGCCTGGCTCAACCGCGAGTCGGCCACCGCCGTGGACCCCAACTCGTTCCAGCCGCGCCGCAACTTCGCTCTCTACCTCGACGACACCCTCGCCGACGCCAAGGACGCCGCCCCGCTCGCGTCCCTGCACCACGTCCGGGCCACCACCACGGCGCTGCGTCGTACCGCGCACGGCATGAGCGTCGTCACCGACGACGGCCGCGAGATCGTCGCCGACGCCGTCGTCGTCGGCACCGGACTCCCCTCGGTCGGGCACGACTGGGCGCCGTCCTCGCTCACCGACTCCGCCTTCTTCATCCCTGACCCGTGGCGCCCCGGTGCGCTCGACGTCGTGCGTCGCGACAAGGTCGGCCCCGCCGACGTGCTCGTCGTCGGTGCCGGCCTCACGATGGTCGACGTCGTGTGGAGCCTCACCGGCAAGGGTGCCCGCCCGGGCCGTCATCTGATCGCGGTGTCGCGTTCGGGTCGACTGCCCCGCGCCCACCTCGCCACCCCCAAGCTCGCAGCGATCCCCGACGTCTCCGAGTGGGGCAGCAGCCTGGACGGCATCCGTGCCGCCGCGCTGGCCCACATCACCGGCGTCAAGGAAGCCACCGGCGACTGGCGTCCTGCCGTCGACGGTCTGCGCTTCCGGGTTGCGACGCTGTGGGAGCGCCTCAGCGAGGAGGACCGTCTCCGCTTCGCCCGCGAGCACGCCGGTGAGTGGAACGTCGTGCGCCACAAGATGGCCCCGTCCTCGGCCGAACTCGTCTCCGAACTGACCCGCACCGGCGTGCTCCGCACCGAGGCCGCCTCGGTCAAGGACGCCGAGCCGCTGCCCACCGGTGGCCTGCGCGTCACCCTGAGCGACGGCTCCACCCACGACGTCGGTTGGGTGGTCAACTGCACCGGACCGCAGTCCGACATCCGTCTGCTCGGCAACCCGCTGCTCGACGACCTGCTCCGCGACCGCGCCGGGGCCCCGCTCGCCACCGTCGCCACCGGCGGCATGGGTGTGCGCACCCACGAGGGACGCGTCCTGGACGGCCACGGCTACGCCGACGCCCCGCTCTGGACCCTCGGCGCGCTGCGTCGTGGTGAGCTGTGGGAGTCCACCGCGGTGCCCGAGATCCGCACCCAGGCACTCCAGGTCGCCACCCAGGTGCTCGACGCCGTCGCTCCGCTGCCGCGTCGTCTCGAGGACGGCCGGATGGTCGGTGGTCACCACCCGATCGCGCGTCCCCGCGACCCGCTCGGCCTGCCGCTCTCGACCACCGCCGAGGCCGCTGCCGCCTACAACGCCGGTCTCGAGCGGCTCATGCTGCTCCAGGACGGTGCGGAGGAGAAGATCCGCGAGGCCACCGAGCTCGACCCGACGTTCGCTCTCGCGCACGCCGCGTTGGCGATGCTCGGCCACGAGGCTGGCGCACACACCGACGTCGCCGCCTCGCTCACGGCAGCGCAGGAAGCCGTCCGCAAGCGCGGTGACGACCGTGAGGCGTCGCTCGTCGACGTCATCAGCCGTCGTGTCCAGGACGTCCGCCACGGTGGCGCCCAGGCTCTGATGAGCCACATCGCGAACTACCCGCGCGACGTCCTCGCGGTCTCCTCGGCCGTCCCGACGATCGCGTTCTCCGGTGTCGTCGACGTCCAGCGTGAGGCATGGGACCTCGTCGAGGGTCTGGCGCCCGCCTACGGCGACCACTGGTGGTACATCTCGCTGCTCGCCTTCACCCGTCAGGACCAGGGCCGTTACGAGGAGGCCGGCCTGCTGGCCGAGTCCGCTCTCGGCGTCGACCCGTCCTCGGGCCACGCGGTGCACGCCCTGGCGCACGTCATGTACGAGACCGGTCAGCACGAGGAAGGTCGCACCTGGCTCGACCACTGGGTGGCGCAGTCGGGCCGTTCGGCCTCGCACCGTGCCCACTTCGCGTGGCACGCGGCCCTGCACGAGCTCTCGCTCGGCGACACCGAGGCTGTTCGTGCCCGCTACTACTCCCAGCTCGCGCCGCCGGCCGTCACCGGGGTGCGTGCCCTGATCGACTCCACGTCGCTGCTGTGGCGCTGGAAGATCGCCGTCGCCGACTGGGACACCTCCACCTCCGGCCTGACGCTGCCGCCGACGTTCGCCGGTGAGGCGCCCGTCCCGCCGGTGGGGAACGTCCTCGAGGCGATCGACGAGTCGATGCTGATGCGCCCCGAGACCCCGTTCGTGGCCCTGCACGCGGCGTTCGCACTCGCCACGGCCGGTGACGCCCCGCGTCTGGCCCAGCTGCGTGAGCACTGCTACCGCACCCCGGCGCAGACCGGACGTTCCATCACCGACCTGTGCGACGGCCTGCTGGCCTACCTCGCCCGGGACTGGAGCCGCGCTGCGGACCTGCTCACCGACGTCCACCCGCTGCTGCCGCGTGCCGGAGGTTCGGCTGCCCAGCGCGAGATGGTCGAGGAGACGATCCTCAGCGCGCTCGTGAACGCCGGTCGTGCCCAGGAGGCCGAGCAGTTGCTGCACGGTCGCCTGCACCGTCGCCCGAGCCCGCTCGACGCCCGTCGTGTGGTGGGCTTCGAGCAGCTCTCGGCCCGCTGA
- a CDS encoding DUF5994 family protein, with translation MTPTTEHHDPLTTDRGPLRVRLDNGFPSGPLDGAWWPRSRDLKTEVRDIVDHFPHFTSEVVRVLFTRPDWDGQTPTHSEHKVLCARGLVNIGSFPHDDSHRVVLVMRSGERLTLLVIPPDIDVDVARDLMDRASDDLNVVSGTELLARAGAHPSTLRLHVWEDEGGAPDPRT, from the coding sequence ATGACGCCCACGACCGAACACCACGACCCGCTCACCACCGACCGTGGTCCGCTCCGCGTCCGACTCGACAACGGATTCCCCTCCGGGCCCCTCGACGGCGCCTGGTGGCCGCGTTCACGGGACCTGAAGACCGAGGTCCGCGACATCGTCGACCACTTCCCCCACTTCACCAGCGAGGTGGTCAGGGTGCTCTTCACCCGCCCCGACTGGGACGGTCAGACGCCCACCCACAGCGAGCACAAGGTGCTCTGCGCGCGGGGTCTGGTCAACATCGGGTCCTTCCCCCACGACGACAGTCACCGGGTGGTGCTGGTGATGCGATCCGGGGAGAGACTGACCCTGCTGGTGATCCCGCCCGACATCGACGTCGACGTGGCCCGTGACCTCATGGACCGGGCCTCCGACGACCTCAACGTCGTCTCCGGGACAGAACTCCTGGCCCGCGCGGGGGCGCACCCGTCGACCCTGCGTCTGCATGTGTGGGAGGACGAGGGCGGCGCACCGGACCCGCGGACCTGA
- a CDS encoding isocitrate lyase/PEP mutase family protein: MANVEKALTLKALHEAPEILRVVNVWDAITAKVASEVDGTRAIATAGHSIAASHGFPDGEMPLELLLAAVERIVKATDLPVSADFDAGFGDPGEVTRRAIGIGVVGANVEDRMKPLEESIRTVEQIIAAAQAEGIEFQLNARTDVFVKAGDLPVEEKVAQAVERGRAFLEAGASLVFVPGVLAADVTRQLVAGLGERKLSVIGLPGALSAAEYEALGVARISYGPLTQRVALRAYRDLATDLYGDGVIPQDTPALN; encoded by the coding sequence ATGGCGAACGTCGAGAAGGCACTCACCCTCAAGGCCCTGCACGAAGCACCCGAGATCCTGCGGGTGGTGAACGTCTGGGACGCGATCACCGCGAAGGTGGCCTCCGAGGTGGACGGCACCCGGGCGATTGCGACCGCCGGTCACTCGATCGCGGCCAGTCACGGCTTCCCCGACGGCGAGATGCCGCTGGAGCTGCTGCTCGCAGCGGTCGAACGCATCGTGAAGGCCACCGACCTGCCGGTCTCGGCCGACTTCGACGCCGGTTTCGGCGACCCCGGTGAGGTGACGCGTCGCGCCATCGGCATCGGTGTGGTGGGAGCCAACGTCGAGGACCGGATGAAGCCGCTGGAGGAGTCGATCCGGACGGTGGAGCAGATCATCGCTGCTGCCCAGGCAGAAGGCATCGAGTTCCAGCTCAACGCCCGCACCGACGTCTTCGTGAAGGCCGGTGACCTGCCGGTCGAGGAGAAGGTGGCCCAGGCCGTCGAGCGTGGTCGTGCTTTCCTGGAGGCAGGTGCCTCGCTGGTCTTCGTCCCCGGAGTACTCGCTGCCGACGTCACCCGTCAGCTCGTCGCCGGGCTGGGGGAGCGCAAGCTCAGCGTCATCGGACTGCCCGGGGCGCTGAGTGCGGCCGAGTACGAGGCATTGGGCGTCGCCCGGATCTCGTACGGTCCGTTGACCCAGCGGGTCGCGTTGCGCGCCTACCGTGACCTCGCCACCGACCTGTACGGCGACGGCGTGATCCCGCAGGACACCCCTGCGCTCAACTGA
- a CDS encoding excalibur calcium-binding domain-containing protein, protein MKRISIALATAALTVAPLALTTTTAEAAAPKKPAMYKNCTALNKVYPHGVGRAKAVDKTSGKRVTNFKRSTKAYKKAMSHNKGLDRDKDGIACEKR, encoded by the coding sequence ATGAAGCGCATCAGCATCGCCCTGGCCACCGCCGCTCTGACCGTCGCACCCCTCGCTCTGACCACCACGACGGCTGAGGCCGCGGCGCCGAAGAAGCCCGCCATGTACAAGAACTGCACGGCGCTCAACAAGGTCTACCCGCACGGCGTGGGGCGCGCGAAGGCCGTCGACAAGACGTCCGGCAAGCGGGTCACCAACTTCAAGCGCTCCACGAAGGCCTACAAGAAGGCCATGAGCCACAACAAGGGCCTCGACCGCGACAAGGACGGCATCGCCTGCGAGAAGCGGTGA
- a CDS encoding fibronectin type III domain-containing protein produces the protein MNSSPHSSRGRRRVLAVVVAVVSSVVVSNGVLASGAAGLPAVASPAEPSSSAASSAAPDHVVDPDREPLRRVTSTFSGSNGTARRSVSGLVNRYDVHVLAVNTRSGAHGTSASESKAVVKRLDEEYARETAGKYRFVHGSYQSLDLDVVECGVAGWERRLRSRIDRITPQAGSVDAIWVVVAQGPCGFSGQAWVGAPGVHMNAGYFTAGEAMTEPVKRLNRLGTWLDVAVLAHEIGHNLGLEHGLGQGPHTGDAFPGEIQEYGSHASVMGDNNGPVRFSPLELMRLGVWDDRRTASAVGTSGVYTIRSTATSTVDDGIAAVVVPLGDTTHTVITYRNGLGSDWLMRHATAAPYSAECGYARHLHADFEDADWADHDRNNDPAEVCAAAREKQFADARAATTEPVWVRRDNVGVVVESVLERTARGLGHDRSPLVVARPAGLGRWLNERQSYVSGESVKLPGGVRVDVLALEADHATVRVTRPADVGAPVFGVGDRALPCASFYAANGSGSSCVVKAKSTTATVSIDEGAWDDVAVVAAGVDVDGRTVASRTWNTQRPRTLQGGRELNARVTLKAGRHTVTRWLRDASGRTTRSSSTVTVAATTTPGTVRSLKATKVKRTSAKLTWKKPTVTAGGITDYTVKLAWRDARGVKRTTTVRDGVTARTGATLKKLKRGTKYTATVRAKSALGTSKAATVVFRTKR, from the coding sequence GTGAACTCTTCCCCCCACTCCTCGCGGGGACGCCGTCGCGTCCTCGCGGTCGTTGTCGCTGTCGTGTCCAGTGTCGTCGTGTCCAACGGTGTCCTGGCCAGCGGTGCAGCGGGCCTGCCCGCGGTCGCTTCGCCCGCGGAGCCCTCGTCATCGGCAGCCTCATCTGCAGCGCCGGACCACGTCGTCGACCCGGACCGGGAGCCGCTGCGTCGCGTCACGTCGACGTTCTCGGGCAGCAACGGGACAGCGCGGCGCAGCGTCAGCGGCTTGGTGAACCGGTACGACGTCCACGTCCTGGCGGTGAACACCCGCAGCGGTGCCCACGGCACGTCGGCGTCGGAGTCGAAGGCGGTCGTGAAGCGCCTTGACGAGGAGTACGCCCGGGAGACGGCCGGGAAGTACCGGTTCGTCCACGGCTCCTACCAGAGCCTTGACCTCGACGTCGTGGAGTGCGGGGTCGCAGGGTGGGAACGACGCTTGAGGTCGCGGATCGACCGGATCACGCCGCAGGCAGGCTCGGTGGACGCGATCTGGGTGGTGGTCGCGCAGGGGCCGTGCGGTTTCTCGGGGCAGGCGTGGGTGGGTGCCCCCGGCGTCCACATGAACGCGGGGTACTTCACCGCCGGAGAGGCGATGACCGAGCCGGTCAAGCGACTCAACCGTCTGGGGACGTGGCTCGACGTGGCCGTGCTGGCTCACGAGATCGGCCACAACCTGGGTCTCGAGCACGGTCTGGGGCAGGGGCCGCACACCGGGGACGCTTTTCCCGGAGAGATCCAGGAGTACGGGTCGCACGCGTCGGTGATGGGGGACAACAACGGTCCGGTGCGCTTCAGCCCGCTGGAGTTGATGCGTCTGGGCGTGTGGGACGACCGTCGTACCGCGTCCGCGGTCGGCACCAGTGGCGTCTACACGATCCGTTCCACCGCCACCTCGACGGTGGACGACGGCATTGCGGCGGTGGTGGTGCCGTTGGGCGACACCACGCACACGGTGATCACGTACCGCAACGGTCTCGGCTCCGACTGGTTGATGCGACACGCCACCGCGGCTCCCTACTCCGCCGAGTGCGGGTACGCCCGCCATCTCCATGCCGACTTCGAGGACGCTGACTGGGCCGACCACGACCGGAACAACGATCCTGCCGAGGTGTGTGCCGCAGCGCGGGAGAAGCAGTTCGCCGACGCTCGTGCGGCGACCACCGAGCCGGTGTGGGTGCGGCGCGACAACGTCGGTGTGGTCGTCGAGTCGGTCCTGGAGAGGACGGCACGGGGCCTCGGACACGACCGTTCCCCGCTGGTGGTGGCGCGTCCTGCAGGTCTGGGCAGGTGGCTCAACGAACGTCAGTCGTACGTGAGCGGGGAGTCGGTCAAGCTGCCGGGCGGGGTACGCGTGGACGTCCTGGCGCTCGAAGCAGACCATGCGACGGTGCGCGTGACGCGCCCTGCTGACGTCGGCGCGCCCGTGTTCGGTGTCGGCGACCGTGCCCTGCCCTGTGCGTCGTTCTACGCGGCCAACGGTTCCGGCTCGTCCTGCGTGGTGAAGGCGAAGTCGACCACCGCGACGGTGAGCATCGACGAGGGTGCGTGGGACGACGTTGCCGTGGTCGCTGCAGGTGTCGACGTCGACGGTCGGACGGTGGCGAGCCGGACGTGGAACACCCAGCGCCCGCGCACTCTGCAGGGAGGCCGCGAACTCAACGCTCGGGTGACGCTGAAGGCAGGACGCCACACGGTCACGCGCTGGCTGCGCGACGCGTCCGGCAGGACCACGCGGAGCAGTTCCACGGTGACGGTGGCCGCGACCACCACTCCCGGCACGGTGCGTTCGTTGAAGGCCACGAAGGTGAAGCGCACCTCGGCGAAGCTCACGTGGAAGAAGCCGACGGTCACTGCTGGCGGGATCACCGACTACACGGTCAAGCTGGCCTGGCGTGACGCCCGTGGCGTCAAGCGCACCACGACCGTGCGCGACGGCGTCACCGCTCGTACCGGCGCGACTCTGAAGAAGTTGAAGCGCGGCACGAAGTACACCGCCACCGTGCGCGCGAAGTCGGCCCTGGGAACGTCGAAGGCAGCCACGGTGGTCTTCCGGACCAAGCGCTGA
- a CDS encoding transposase, giving the protein MAKAYPKGFRDDGVAVTRKGRAPLKQVAKDFGISEGSLTNWMKAADVEDGRRPGLTDADRAELREAKKRIRLLEQENEVLRRAAADRAHANLPGK; this is encoded by the coding sequence ATGGCAAAGGCGTATCCCAAGGGGTTCCGCGACGACGGAGTGGCCGTGACCCGCAAGGGCCGGGCTCCTTTGAAACAGGTAGCGAAGGACTTCGGGATCTCCGAAGGCTCGTTGACGAACTGGATGAAGGCCGCTGACGTCGAAGACGGCCGGCGTCCAGGTCTCACTGACGCCGACCGTGCCGAACTGCGTGAAGCGAAGAAACGGATCCGGCTGCTTGAGCAAGAGAATGAGGTCCTGCGCCGCGCTGCGGCAGACCGGGCACATGCGAACCTGCCGGGAAAATAA
- a CDS encoding IS30 family transposase has product MTRAEARAQVGADARSATDWDKGITIIHRGRIYPDGRVVRYPDPIMGGVPERRTRAVGGSVDLNVVEKVIHPRYLSVLEREQLQDLHRIGMSIRQIAGELQRSPATISRELRRNTVSSRGYLPHTAHRLSVKRRSRPREAKLLVNARLRVYVQAKLRKKWSPQQISNRLVKDFPTDPEMRVSTETIYQAIYVHARGELKRELGRQLRRGRVARKPRKQPDARRPRFVDPMKPISDRPALVTDRTVPGHWEGDLIIGAVNGSAIATLVERTSRFVMLGHLGRERSADAVRDSLIATMQHLPQSLRGTLTWDQGAEMAEHRAFSVATNIDVYFADPGSPWQRGSNENTNGLLRQYFPRGVDLSRHSAEELKAAADELNDRPRKTLDWDTPAERLAALLGAT; this is encoded by the coding sequence ATGACCCGTGCAGAGGCCCGCGCCCAGGTCGGTGCCGACGCGCGGTCGGCGACCGACTGGGACAAGGGCATCACGATCATCCATCGTGGCCGGATCTATCCAGATGGCCGCGTGGTGCGCTACCCAGACCCGATCATGGGCGGCGTGCCAGAGAGAAGAACAAGGGCGGTCGGGGGGAGCGTCGATCTGAACGTCGTCGAAAAGGTCATCCATCCTCGCTACCTGAGCGTACTTGAGCGAGAACAGCTCCAGGACCTGCACCGCATCGGGATGTCGATCCGTCAGATCGCGGGAGAGCTGCAGCGTTCACCGGCCACGATCAGTCGAGAGTTGAGACGCAACACAGTATCGTCCCGCGGCTATCTGCCCCACACTGCTCATCGTCTATCGGTGAAACGCCGCTCACGGCCCCGAGAGGCGAAGCTGCTGGTCAACGCACGGTTACGGGTCTACGTGCAGGCGAAGCTGAGGAAGAAGTGGTCGCCACAGCAGATCAGTAACCGGCTGGTCAAGGACTTCCCGACCGACCCGGAGATGCGCGTGAGCACCGAGACGATCTACCAGGCGATCTACGTCCATGCCCGCGGCGAACTCAAACGAGAACTCGGTAGGCAGCTACGCCGGGGCCGCGTGGCCCGCAAGCCCCGCAAACAACCTGATGCCCGCCGACCGCGGTTCGTGGATCCCATGAAGCCCATCAGCGATCGTCCAGCGTTGGTCACGGACCGGACAGTCCCCGGACACTGGGAAGGCGACCTCATCATCGGGGCAGTCAACGGCTCGGCGATCGCGACGCTCGTCGAGCGCACCAGCAGATTCGTCATGCTTGGCCACCTCGGTCGCGAGCGCAGCGCCGACGCCGTCCGCGACAGCCTGATCGCCACGATGCAGCACCTGCCCCAGAGTTTGCGGGGCACGCTCACTTGGGATCAGGGAGCTGAGATGGCCGAACATCGCGCCTTCAGCGTGGCCACCAACATCGACGTGTACTTCGCCGACCCGGGATCACCCTGGCAACGGGGGAGCAACGAAAACACGAACGGTCTTCTGCGCCAGTACTTCCCACGCGGCGTCGACCTGTCCCGGCACAGTGCTGAGGAGTTGAAGGCTGCCGCTGATGAACTCAACGACCGGCCCCGCAAGACCCTCGACTGGGACACCCCTGCCGAACGTCTTGCTGCTTTACTGGGTGCCACTTAG
- a CDS encoding transposase: protein MPKPYPKEFRDDVVAVARKGQAPLKQIAKDFGISEASLHNWMKAADVEDGKRPGLTDADRAELREAKKRIRLLEQENEVLRRAAAYLSQANLPGK from the coding sequence ATGCCGAAGCCGTATCCCAAGGAGTTCCGCGACGATGTCGTGGCCGTGGCCCGCAAGGGCCAGGCTCCGTTGAAACAGATCGCGAAGGACTTCGGGATCTCCGAAGCCTCCTTGCACAACTGGATGAAGGCCGCCGACGTCGAGGACGGCAAGCGTCCCGGCCTCACCGATGCCGACCGTGCCGAACTGCGCGAAGCGAAGAAGCGGATCCGGCTCCTCGAGCAGGAGAACGAGGTCCTGCGCCGTGCTGCGGCGTACCTGTCGCAGGCGAACCTGCCGGGAAAATAG